CCGGGCGATGGCGATCACGACACCGAGACCGTCGGCCACCAGGTCTTCCTGCAGCACTACCTCAACGACGACTGGCAGCTGCAGGGGGGCTTCAGCTTCCGCGAAAGCTCGATCAAGGGCACCTCGACCGAAGTGCGCTTCCTGCGCGCCGACGGCGAGAACGCGGCACGCCAGCGCCGCACCCGCGACAACGAGGCCTCCGATCTGTCCGCGCGCGCCGAGCTGCTCGGCAGCTTCAGGACCGGCCCGCTCAGGCACAACGTGCTGTTCGGCGTCGATGCCTACAAGTTCGTCGACGAGCGCCTGCAGTACCGTATCGCCAACGCCGGCGACATCAACATCTTCGAGCCGGTGTACGGCAATGTGGTGTGGGGCTTCACGCCCGCCAACCGCAACACCGACACCAAGGAAGAGCAGGATTCGCGCAGCCTCTATGCGCAGGACCAGATCGACCTGACCGAGCAGTGGAAGCTGCTGCTGGGCGTGCGCTTCGACGACTACGACCAGAAGCTGACCAACAACCGCAACGGCATCGTGGTGAAGAAGTCGCTCGCCGCCACCAGCCCGCGCGTCGGCCTGGTATATCAGCCGACCAAGCAGGTTTCGCTGTATGCCCAGGCGGGCAAGAGCTTCCGCCCCAACGGCGGGGTGAGCCGCGACTTCACCGCCTTCGATCCGGAAGAGGGCCGCTCGTATGAACTGGGCGCCAAGTGGGATTCCGCCGACCAGCGCATCACCAGCACTGTTGCGCTGTTCCACATCACCAAGGAAAACGTGCTGAGCCCGGACCCGGTCGATCCGAACAACTTCTACGTGACCGCCGGCGAAGTGGAAAGCAAGGGCCTGGAGTTCGACCTGTCCGGCGAGATCATGCCGACCGTCCGCCTGTCCTTCGCCTACGCCTACACCAAGACCGAGGTCACCAAGGACAACAACAAGCTGCTGCAAGGCCGAGAGCTGGCCAACGTGCCGCTGCACAGCGCCAACCTGATGCTGGTCAAGAGCCTGTCGCTGAACGACAAGCCGGCGACCGTCGGCGTCGGCCTGAACTATGTCGGCGAACGCGAAGGCGCGGTGGCACCGCTGGTTGCCGCCGACGACTTCAAGCTGCCCGGCTACACCACGGTCAAGCTCACCGGCTCGTACAACTTCGACAAGCAGACCAAGCTGATGCTGGAGGTCGATAACCTCTTCGACAAGGAGTACTACACCAGCTCCTACAGCCAGGCCTGGGTCTATCCGGGCAGCCCGCGCGCCTTCAAGGCCACGCTGCAGCACCGCTTCTGATTGCCTGCGAGAGCCGAACGATGAACCTGAAACCGATGTTCCGCAGCATCGCCGCCGGCCTCGCGCTGGCGGCCGCGGCCAGCGCCGCTCACGCCCACCAGATCTGGTTCGAGCAGGCCGGCAACAGCATCACCTTCCGCTACGGCGAACTCGACGAGAACCTGCACGAAGTCTCGCCCGGCGGCCTGGATCGCTTTCGCGCGCTCGAAGCGCGCTGGGTCAAGGCCCAGGGCACCGCGCCGCTGGCGATGCAGAAACTGCAGGACGGCTACGCGGTGCCGGCGCGCACCGCCGCCGGTGAATCGCTGCTCGCCATCGACAACAACTACCCGATGTTCGACACCAGGCGCGACGGCAAGCTGTTGCGCACCTGGTGGGTGCCGGCGACGCGCTGGGTTGGCGACTTCTCGGCGCGCAAGGCCGAGCTGCCGCTGGATTTCGTGCCCACCGGCGTCAAGCGCGGCGACGCGGTGGAGTTCCAGCTGGTGTACAAGGGCGAGCCGCTCGCCGGCGAAAAGGTGAAGCTGGCCACGCCTTCGGGCTGGGTCAAGTACGCCACTACCGACGCCGACGGCAAGGTCGCCTTCGCGCTGCCGTGGAAGGGCAACTACGTGCTCGGCGTGTATTACACCGACGAGATCGAAGGCGTGCGCGGCGACGAGAAGTACCAGCTGGAGGGCTACAACACCTCGGTGTCGTTCAACCTGGCAAAGGGGCTGGCGCCGCTGGCGACGGCAGCGCAGACGCTGCCGGGCGGGAAGCACTGAGCTTTAGGCGCTGAGTTGCGCCGGAAGCAGGCTCTGCTCCCTCCCCTTCAAGGGGAGGGCTGGGGTGGGGATGGGGTTATCGCAGCGCGGAGCCCAGCCCCCTCCCCCTCCCAGCCTCCCCCTTGAAGGGTGAGGAGCACAACCGGCGACCATCACACTGCCTCGCCAGTTCGACTCCTCGTCACAAAGCCCGCGACGGGCTCCCTCCGTCGCGGGCTTTGTGCGCTCTGAAGCGCGGTTTTCCGGGCGGTCGGGCGGCAGCTCCGGCTTCCGCCCCAACCCCATGCACCACCGTGTAGCACCCCGAACACTCTTGGTGCATCTCGCCCCGACAAAGCGCCTCTACGGGCTTGAACGGGGCGACTGCGGCGGCCGCCGCGACCGGCAAAGATTGCGGTGCGCGGGGAAGGACGGAATTTTGTGCTGCGCCTCCGTCGCCGCGGACGATATTCGCGCGAATTCGCCCCTGCTGCCCCGCAGGACCAGGACTTAGGCGCGATTACTGCAACACGGAAGTACAGGAAAGCGGCGCGTCCGCCCCGGTGCGGGGCGCGCCAGACAGCGGCGGGAGGGTGTTCCCGCCGCCTCCAACGAAACTTTATGCGGGTGACTTGATGTCCTCTACAGCAAGCCTTTCCTCCACCGTCGGCTTCGGTCCGGCCGCCGCCGCGGGCATCATGCCGCTGGCGGCGGTGCGCGCGCCGCGCATCGTCTCGATCGACATCCTGCGTGGCCTCGTGATGCTGGTGATGCTGCTCGACCATGTGCGCGAGACGCTCTACCTGCATCTGCAGGTGACCGACCCGATGACCATCGCCACCACGCCGGCGGCGCTGTTCTTCTCGCGCTTCGCGGCGCACTTCTGCGCGCCGGCCTTCGTCTTCCTCACCGGGCTGTCGGCCTGGCTGTACGCCAACCCGCCAGCGGGTACGCCGCGGCCGGTGAAGAGCTTCCTGATGAAGCGCGGCTTCCTGCTGCTGTTCCTCGAAGCCACGGTGATCACCTTTGCCTGGAGCGGTGACCTGCCGCCCAGGGTGATCTACCTGCAGGTGATCTGGGCGATCGGTCTGGCGATGGTCGTGCTGGCGCTGATGTCCGGGCTGCCGCGCAAGCTGCTGGCCGCGATCGGCTTCATCATCGTGTTCGGCCACAACGCGCTTGCCGGCCTCAGCTTTGCGCCGGACAGCCCGCTCTACCTGCCCTGGACGCTGCTGCTGCACCGCGGCCCGGTGATTGCCGAAGGCGCGTTGCAGATCAAGCTGACTTACCCGGTATTGCCGTGGATCGGCGTGATCCTGCTCGGCTGGGTGGCGGGGCCGCTGTACGCCCACACGGTCGGTGCCGCGCGCCGCATCAAGCTGCTGCTGGCGCTCGGCCTCGCCTGCCTGGGGCTGCTGCTCGTGCTGCGCGGCTTCAACATCTACGGCGAGAACGCGCCGTGGGAATACGGCGCCACCACGGTGCACACGGTGATGTCCTTCCTCAACTTCACCAAGTACCCGCCCTCGCTGGATTTCCTGCTGACCACGCTGGGCACCGCCTTCCTGCTGCTGGCCGCCTTTGAGCGTGCCGACAACCGCGTCGGCCGCTTCCTCGCCACCTTCGGCGGCGCGCCGATGTTCTATTACATCGGCCACCTGCTGTTGCTGCTCGTGCTCTACAAGATCCTGCTCGCGGTGTTCGGACCCAACCAGGGCACCCGTTTCGGCGTGAATCCCGACCAGTTCTGGGTGGTGTGGGTGTCCACCGTGGCGCTGATCCCGGTGCTGTATTTCCCCTGCCGCGCCTTCGCCCGCTACAAGCGCACCAGCAAGTGCACTTGGGTCCGCTACTTCTGACTTTCCCTCTTCATCCGGTCTTCACCGCAATCCGTCCAGTACCACAGGAGTCGTAAATGAAACTTCGGCGCTTCTTCTCGTCCCTTTCCCTGGCCTTCGCCATCGCCTGCGGCGCCGTCTCCGCCCCGGCCGTCGCGCAGTCCGCTCCCGCCACCACCGCCGGCGCCGACAGCGCGCCCGCCGTGACCGGTACCATCGACGCTGCGCCGACGGCCAAGCCGGCCGCCGCGGCTGCAGCCAAGGTGGAGAACCCCTACGGCCTCGAAGCGCTGTGGGCCGGCAGCGACGCGGTTGCCAAGGTGGTGCTGGTGCTGATGATCATCATGAGCGCGGGCAGCTGGTACATCATCATCGTCAAGCTGATCGAGCAGACCCGCATGTATCGCCAGGCCAAGGCGGTGGACGGCGTGTGGAAGTCGGCCACGATCAAGCACGGCGCCGAGAACCTGGAGAACGGCAGCCCGTTCCGCTTCATCGCCGAAGCCGGCCTGGAAGCCACCAACCGCCACGACAGCCTGCTCGAGCACGTCGACCTCAATGACTGGGTCACGCTCAGCATTCACCGCGCCATCGAGAAGGTGCAGAGCCGCATGCAGAACGGCCTGGCCTTCCTCGCCACGGTCGGTTCCACCGCGCCTTTCGTCGGCCTCTTCGGCACCGTGTGGGGCATCTATCACGCGCTGACCGCGATCGGCATCGCCGGCCAGGCCTCGATCGACAAGGTTGCCGGCCCGGTGGGCGAGGCGCTGATCATGACCGCCATCGGCCTCGCCGTCGCGGTGCCGGCGGTGCTCGGCTACAACTGGCTGGTCCGCCGCAACAAGGGCGTGATGGACCAGGTCCGCGGCTTCGGCAACGAACTGCACACCGTCATCCTGTCGTCGGCCAAGCGCGCCTGAGCGCCGCGCCGGAAGGAGCGCCACCATGGCCATGAACGTAGGCTCGGCGGACGAAGACGATGGCGTCATGTCGGCGATCAACACCACGCCGCTGGTCGACGTGATGCTGGTGCTGCTGATCATCTTCCTGCTCACCATCCCGGTGGCCACCGTCTCGGTGCCGGTCGAGCTGCCCAAGGAAACCATCGAGGCGCGCGAGACCAAGCCCGAGAACGTGATCCTGTCGGTGGACAAGGGCGGCGCGCTGTTCTGGCACGACGTCCGCGTCGCCAACGTCGATGCGCTGGTCGAGCGGCTGAAGAAGGTGTCGGTGCAGCAGCCGCAGCCGGAAGTGCAGATCCGTGGCGACCTCGATGCCGCCTACGACGGCGTCGGCCGCATCCTCTACGCCTGCCAGCGCGCAGGCATCACCAAGGTCGCCTTCATCACCGAGCCGCCGGCTCGCGGTGGCTGAGGGCGGGAGACGCGCATGGGAATGAACGTAGGCAGTGCCGGCGCTTCGAGCGAGCCGGAAGTGATGGTCGACATCAACACCACGCCGCTGATCGACGTGATGCTGGTGTTGCTGATCATGCTGATCATCACCATCCCGATCCAGCTGCATTCGGTGAATCTCGACCTGCCGGTGGGCACGCCGCCGGCGAGCGACATCAAGCCGGAGATCGTCAAGATCGACATCGACGACAAGAGCACGGTGTATTGGCAGGGCGTGGCGCTCGCCGACATGGGCGAGCTGGAGACCAGGCTGCGCGAGATCGCGGCGCGGCCGGTAGCGCCCGACCTCCACCTGCGCCCCGACAAGGCGGCGCGCTATGCGGTGGTGGCGCGGGTGCTGGCCGACACCAAGCGCCTGGGGCTGACCAAGATCGGCGTCATCGGCAGCGAACAGTTCGTGCAGTAGCACGCACGACCAACAGCACGGGCAAGTCATGGATTACAGCTTTCAACCCAAGAAAACGTCGGGGCGCTATGTCGGCATCGGCATCGTCGTCGGCCTGCACGTCGTGATCGGCTGGGCGCTGGCTTCGGGCATGGCGCGCAAGGCAGTCGAGGTGATCAAGAAGCCGCTCGAGGCGGTGGTCATTCAGGAGGTCACGCTGCCGCCGCCCCCGCCACCCCCGCCGCCGCCGAAAATCGTGCAGCCGCCCAAGCAAGTGGTGGCGCCCAAGGTGCAGGCGCCGCCGCCGCCACCCTTCGTGCCGCCGCCGGAAGTCGCGGTAGCGCCGAGTGCGGCCCCGGCGATCGAGGCGGTGCATACGCCGCCGCCGGCTCCGCCGGTGATCGCGCCGCCCGCTCCTCCGGCGCCACCCGCGCCGGTGGCCGCCAAGTCCGACATCGGCGTCGCCTGCCCGGTGCAGGCCAAGCCGGAAATGCCGGAAAAGGCGATCAACAGCGGGATTGCGGGTGTGGTGCGCGCGGAGGCGGTGATCCGCGGCGGCGTGGTGCAGGAGGTACGCATCCTCTCCGGGCCGCGGGTGTTCCACGCAGCGGTGAAAACGGCGATGCAGCAGTACCGCTGCACTGCGCCCGACGGCACCGTGGCGAGCCAGGACTTCGACTTCAAGGTCGAGGGCTGAGCTTCGCGGTAATGGGAAGGGCCGGCTGTTCAGCCGGCCCTTTTTGTTTTTCAGCGACGAACACAGCGGAGCAGGCGGCTACGGGTGTTCCTTCTAGGGGGAGGGTGGGGTTTCGGCGAGCATCGCTCGCCCTGGGCCGAACGACGGAGCGTAGCGGAGGCTCCCGGGTTGGCCTGTTTACTCCCTCCCCTTCAAGGGGAGGGTTGGGGTGGGGATGGGGTTCACCCCGGTCCGGGGCGGCACTCAGTCCGGCACCGCCGCCAGCCGCAGCAGCCACGGGTCCAGCACCGCCTGCGGCACGAAGCTCGCCTCCAGGCTGTTCTTCGCCAGCTGCTTCAGTTCGGCGCGGCTGAGACCCAGCGCCTCCGCGGTCTGCTGGTAGTTCTGCCCGACGTAGCCGCCGAAATACGCGGGATCGTCGGAATTGATCGTCACCTTCAGCCCCGCGTCCAGCAGCTGCTTGAGGTTGTGGTCCTGCAGGCGCTCGAACACGCACAGCTTGACGTTGGACAGCGGGCACACCGTGAGCGGCACCTGCTCGCGCGCGAGGCGTTCCATCAGCGCGGGGCTTTCCGCGGCGCGCACGCCGTGGTCGATGCGCTCCACCTGCAGGATGTCGAGCGCCTCCTCGATGTAGGCCGGCGGCCCTTCCTCGCCGGCGTGGGCGACGATGTGCAGGCCGAGTTCGCGGCAGCGCGCGAACAGGCGCGCGAACTTGGCCGGCGGATGGCCCTTTTCCGACGAATCCAGGCCGACGCCGTGGATGCGGGCGAGGTGGGGCAGCGCCTGCTCCAGCGTCGCGAAGCCGTCCTCTTCCGACAGGTGGCGCAGGAAGCACAGGATCAGCCGCGAGCTGATGCCCCAGCGTTCCTGCGCCTCGATGCAGGCGCGTTCTAGGCCGTCGAGCACGGTGTCGAAGGCGATGCCGCGCGCGGTGTGGGTTTGCGGGTCGAAGAAGAGTTCGGCATGGACCACGCCATCCTCATGGGCGCGCTCGAAATAGGCGAGCGCGAGGTCGTGGAAATCCTGCTCGTGGATCAGCGCGGCGGCGCCTGCGTAGTAGAGATCGAGAAAACTCTGCAGGTCGCTGAAGGCATAGGCGGCGCGGGTGGCCTCGACGCTGTCCCAGGGCAGCGCCACGCCGTTACGCGCGGCGAGCGCGAACATCAGTTCGGGTTCCAGGGTGCCTTCGATGTGCAGGTGGAGTTCGGCCTTGGGCAAGGCGCGGATGTAGGCGTGCAGGTCGGTGAGACGGGAAGGATCCATTGCCACCTCCGTGTCCGGTCAGGGGGAAGATCGTCTTGGCCGCGCGCTGGCGCCCCGCGCGCGGCCTGCCATTATGCGCCGACGAGGCCGGCTGCCGCGGCCGCGGCGTGCAACGCGCGGATGCCGGCCAGGCCGCCGCAGTGCAGCGCGATGCTGCCCGGGGGCGGGTCGCGGTCCGCCTGCGGGTTGATCCGCACCAGCGTGGCGCCGGCGCGTTCGCCCACGCGGCGCACGGTGGGGATGGCGGTCCCGGCGCCGATCTCCACGACCAGCGACCGCTGCACGCGATCCAGCCAGTCCGCAAGGCGTGCCTGCTGCGCGGCGCTGCGCTCTTCCAGCCAGCCCCAGTCGCCGAACATCAGGATGTTGGGCCGTGCCACCGCGCCGCAATGCGGACAGCGCGGGGGCGGGTTGCGCAGCCGGCAGGTGGCTTCGTTCACGTCTGGCGCAAAGGCGTCGGCGGGCCAGATCGCGTCGCGGCAGCCGTGGATGCATTGCAGGTGGTGGATCGAGCCGTGCACCTCGACGATGCGGTCCGCGTCGAAGCCGGCGCGCTGGAACTGGCCATCGACATTGCTGGTGAATACGAAGACGCCCTGCGTCAGCCCCCGGCCGAGTTCGCGCAGCAGGCCGAAGCCGGCATGCGGCACGGTGCGGCGGTAGAGCGCCAGGCGGTGGCCGTAGAAGCCCCAGGCCAGCGCGGGATCGCGCTCGAAATGGACCGGATCGGCGATTTCCTCGAAGCGCAGGCCGGTCTGGCGCAGCGCCGGGTAGGCGCGCCAGAAGCCTTCCGCGCCGCGAAAGTCGGGCAGGCCGGAATCCACGCCCATGCCGGCGCCCGCAGTCACGAGCAGCGCATCGGCGCCCGCCAGCGCCGCGGCGGCGTCCTGCGCGGCGGCGTGCAACGTGGAGGGCGGCGGGGCGGTCACGGGCGGGTCAGCAGGCAGCCGCAGGCGGTGCAGAAGCGATCGCCCGGCTCAGGTCCGGCGCCACAGCGGTGGCAGCTGCCTTCGGCCGGCGGGGGCAGGCCGGCGGCGGTGTGTGCGGCGTGCGCAAGAATGCTGCCGGCGGCGACCAGCGCGTGCGCCGCCGAGGGCGCGGCAAGCAGGCTGCCGCGTTCCTCGCCCGCGTCGTCGAAGGCGGGATCGTCGAACGCGCGGCCGGCCTGTTCCAGATCGAGGTCGCGGGTCAGATGCAGCCACGCGTGACTGGTGCCGAGGATCATCACCGCGGCGACGAAGGCGCCGATCGCGGCGTACACCAGGCCCGCGCCCACCACGCCTGCCCAGCTGAGCGCGGTGACGCCGCTCGCCAGGTGCTGCGCAGGGGTGGCGAACAGCCCGGAAAAGTCGTCCACCTCGCCCAGCATCGGCACGCTCAGCCCGCCGACGAATACGGTGCCGGCGGCCGCCACAGCCCCGCCCGCCAGCACCAGCACCGCGGTCAGCACGGTGAGCAGCGTGCACGCAATCAGCACCTGCTTGGGTTTGTGCTGGAACACCGCCCAGACATGCAGCGCGGCCTGCCGCACGCCGGCGCCGCACCATAGCGCCGGGCCGAGCAGCAGGAAGGCGTAGCCGCCGAGCCCGAACAGTGCAGCCGAGCCGAGCGAGGCGAGCGGAAACAGCAGCAGGTAGAACAGCACCCCCAGCCCGGGGATGCGCGCCAGCAGCAGCGCCATCGCCACGCACAGCGCGAACAGCGCCAGCCCCACCGCGGCGAAGAACGCGAGCACCGCGTGACGCAGCGCGCACACCGCGCCGGCGCGCAGGGTGTCGCCGACGCTGCGCGGCGGGCGGCCGCGTGCCTGGTCCATCAGCATCACGCCGGCGGCGGAATAGCCGGTGAGCAGCAGCGCCAGCCCGATCAGATTGCCGATCAGGAACAGCGGGAACTGGTCGCCGCTGCCGACCGATGCGGCCGCCCAGCTGAGCACGAACAGGCCACCGGCAGCCGCGAGCATGATCACCGCCGGCATGTTGTGGCGCGCATCCACGCCGCGCAGCACGAGCTGCGGCAGGGTGGGCAAGAGGGCGGGGCGAAGGGCATGTTCCATGGCGGACGTCCTCAGGGGGCGGACTGGTGGTTGCGGACCGCGCATTCCGGCACGCTGTTCCAGCGGTTGTTGCAGTAGGTCCAGCGGGCTTTCTCGGTGCAGGCCACGCGCTCGAAGAAGCCGAGTTGCCCACAGCGCGCGAGTTCGCTCTTCAGGCTGCGTTGCCAGTCGTCCTGCCGCGGCGCGGCTGGAGCCGCGGGGCGTTCGGCCGATGCCGTGGTGGCGCGCGCACTGCGTTCGGCGGCGCGGCTGCGCTCGGCGGCGGCTTCGCGGGTGCGGGCCTGCCCGACTAGCTCGCCCACATGGGCGACGAGGCGCTCGGATTCAACCGGCGTCAGCCCCAGGCCGGCGCCGGCCGGCGCGCCGCCGTGGCCGGCGAGCACGCGCTGGCTCTGATCGTGCGGGCTTCCCTGCAGCAGGTCCTGCCACTGCTCGGGGTCGGCCGTGCGGGGGGCGCCGTTGGCGCCGCGTTCGTGGCAGGCAGCACAGCCGCGCGCATACAGGGTGCGGACCGGCCGCGGCGCGGCGGCAGGGGCCACGGCGGCGACCGGCTGCGTGCTGGCGTTCGCCGCGGCCGTGTCCACCTCCGCGACGGGGGTTGGCGCGGCGGTGTCAGGCGTCGCGGCGCTGCCCGCAGCGGGCGCGGTATCGAGCTGGGCGCGTTCGGCCAGTGCGCGTTCGGCCAGCGCAAGGGCGCGTTCGGCACGTGCCGCGGCGTCGTCTACGGCGACGGGGGGCGGCGGAGGCGGTTCGTCGTGCGGGGCCGTGGTGGTCCACCATGCCGCCAGCCCGGCGACCACGACCAGCACGAACCCGAGCGCCAGCGCGAGCGGGCGCCGGCCGGCGCTGTCCGCCGGCGGCGGTGGTGCGGCGGTGGGACCGGCGGCGGGTTCATCGCCACCGGCGGCCGCCTGGGCATCCGCGCCGGGGCGCGCTTCCGACGCGGGCGCCGGCGCGGGGTCTGGCGCAGGTGGGCGGGTGGCGGTCCAGCCGGGCGGCAGGATCACCGTGGCATCGGGCTCGCCCATTGGCGGGAAGGGCTGGGCGGCAGGGCCGGGCTCCGGGCGCGCCGGGTCGAGCTGGCTGAAGTCGATGTCCGACATGTCGGGCAGCGGGCCGGCCAGATGGAAACCGCAGGCCGGGCAGAAGTGCGCGTCGCCACGGCAGCTGCGGCCGCAGGACGGGCACACCTGCAGCGCAGGCGGCACCGGGCCGTCCAGGTGCTGGCCGCAGGCGGAACAGAAGTGGGCGGACGTGCGATTGGGGTGTCCGCAGGCGGGGCAATCCATCCGGACTCTCCATGGCTGACTGTCGACAACGGTGCCGTGCGGCACAGCGCAATGTCATGACATTGTGCCGGACCCGGCGGACGCTCGCCACCTTGCGCTTGGGATGCCGGCGGCGTGTTTGTAGAATCGTGGGCTTTTCGCGCCGCATCCCGCGGTTTCGGCCCGTGCTGGACCCTTCTACGGAGACTCCCATGAAAAAACGCCAATTCAGCGCCTTGCTCGCCGGTCTTTGCGCCAGCGTCGCCCTCGGCCTGCCGCTGCCCGCCGCGGCCGCGCCGTACAAGGACGAGTACAAGCTGTCGACGGTGCTGGGCGAAGCCTTCCCGTGGGGCTGGGGCGCCAAGCGCTGGGCCGACCTCGTGGCCGAGAAGACCCAGGGCCGGATCAAGATCAAGGTCTATCCGGGCACCTCGCTGGTGTCGGGCGACCAGACCAAGGAGTTCACGGCGCTGCGCCAGGGCATCATCGACATCGCGGTCGGCTCCACGATCAACTGGTCGCCGCAGGTGAAGGAACTCAACCTGTTCGCGCTGCCCTTCCTGATGCCCGACCACAAGGCGATCGACGCGCTGACCCACGGCCGCGTCGGCAAGAAGATGTTCGAACTGCTGGCCGAGCGCGACGTGGTGCCGCTGGCCTGGGGCGAGAACGGCTTCCGCGAGGTTTCCAACTCGAAGAAGCCGATCCGCACCCCGGACGACCTGAAGGGCCTGAAGATGCGCGTGGTCGGTTCGCCGCTGTTCCTCGCCACCTTCAGCGCGCTCGGCGCCAATCCCACCCAGATGAGCTGGGCCGACGCCCAGCCCGCGATGGCGACCGGCGCGGTCGATGGCCAGGAGAACCCGCTCGGCGTGTTCAGCGCCGCCAAGCTGCATACCGTCGG
Above is a window of Azoarcus olearius DNA encoding:
- a CDS encoding TonB-dependent siderophore receptor, whose amino-acid sequence is MTTRTKRRLRRVLVPAAAALSCASVFAAEPADTQDAADTTPAAATASASTLDTVSVTGKKQPYRKLTATGATKTDTLLKDLPQSVRVLTEDLLEDAGVTNLAGALDLSSGVSRQSNLGGLWDSYAMRGFTGDPSFGSDYLVNGFNYSRGYNGVRDAANTGSVEVLKGPSAALYGRGEPGGTVNITTKKPLFQREGQVDISYGSFDAFRTAIDLTGPISDRMAYRLNGAYEKAGSYRDHVSSERSLISPSFLWMLSYDTTLSYELEVSRQKATFDRGVMAINGKLGVLSRKRFLGEPGDGDHDTETVGHQVFLQHYLNDDWQLQGGFSFRESSIKGTSTEVRFLRADGENAARQRRTRDNEASDLSARAELLGSFRTGPLRHNVLFGVDAYKFVDERLQYRIANAGDINIFEPVYGNVVWGFTPANRNTDTKEEQDSRSLYAQDQIDLTEQWKLLLGVRFDDYDQKLTNNRNGIVVKKSLAATSPRVGLVYQPTKQVSLYAQAGKSFRPNGGVSRDFTAFDPEEGRSYELGAKWDSADQRITSTVALFHITKENVLSPDPVDPNNFYVTAGEVESKGLEFDLSGEIMPTVRLSFAYAYTKTEVTKDNNKLLQGRELANVPLHSANLMLVKSLSLNDKPATVGVGLNYVGEREGAVAPLVAADDFKLPGYTTVKLTGSYNFDKQTKLMLEVDNLFDKEYYTSSYSQAWVYPGSPRAFKATLQHRF
- a CDS encoding DUF4198 domain-containing protein, with protein sequence MNLKPMFRSIAAGLALAAAASAAHAHQIWFEQAGNSITFRYGELDENLHEVSPGGLDRFRALEARWVKAQGTAPLAMQKLQDGYAVPARTAAGESLLAIDNNYPMFDTRRDGKLLRTWWVPATRWVGDFSARKAELPLDFVPTGVKRGDAVEFQLVYKGEPLAGEKVKLATPSGWVKYATTDADGKVAFALPWKGNYVLGVYYTDEIEGVRGDEKYQLEGYNTSVSFNLAKGLAPLATAAQTLPGGKH
- a CDS encoding DUF1624 domain-containing protein — protein: MSSTASLSSTVGFGPAAAAGIMPLAAVRAPRIVSIDILRGLVMLVMLLDHVRETLYLHLQVTDPMTIATTPAALFFSRFAAHFCAPAFVFLTGLSAWLYANPPAGTPRPVKSFLMKRGFLLLFLEATVITFAWSGDLPPRVIYLQVIWAIGLAMVVLALMSGLPRKLLAAIGFIIVFGHNALAGLSFAPDSPLYLPWTLLLHRGPVIAEGALQIKLTYPVLPWIGVILLGWVAGPLYAHTVGAARRIKLLLALGLACLGLLLVLRGFNIYGENAPWEYGATTVHTVMSFLNFTKYPPSLDFLLTTLGTAFLLLAAFERADNRVGRFLATFGGAPMFYYIGHLLLLLVLYKILLAVFGPNQGTRFGVNPDQFWVVWVSTVALIPVLYFPCRAFARYKRTSKCTWVRYF
- a CDS encoding MotA/TolQ/ExbB proton channel family protein yields the protein MKLRRFFSSLSLAFAIACGAVSAPAVAQSAPATTAGADSAPAVTGTIDAAPTAKPAAAAAAKVENPYGLEALWAGSDAVAKVVLVLMIIMSAGSWYIIIVKLIEQTRMYRQAKAVDGVWKSATIKHGAENLENGSPFRFIAEAGLEATNRHDSLLEHVDLNDWVTLSIHRAIEKVQSRMQNGLAFLATVGSTAPFVGLFGTVWGIYHALTAIGIAGQASIDKVAGPVGEALIMTAIGLAVAVPAVLGYNWLVRRNKGVMDQVRGFGNELHTVILSSAKRA
- a CDS encoding ExbD/TolR family protein — translated: MAMNVGSADEDDGVMSAINTTPLVDVMLVLLIIFLLTIPVATVSVPVELPKETIEARETKPENVILSVDKGGALFWHDVRVANVDALVERLKKVSVQQPQPEVQIRGDLDAAYDGVGRILYACQRAGITKVAFITEPPARGG
- a CDS encoding ExbD/TolR family protein is translated as MGMNVGSAGASSEPEVMVDINTTPLIDVMLVLLIMLIITIPIQLHSVNLDLPVGTPPASDIKPEIVKIDIDDKSTVYWQGVALADMGELETRLREIAARPVAPDLHLRPDKAARYAVVARVLADTKRLGLTKIGVIGSEQFVQ
- a CDS encoding energy transducer TonB; translation: MDYSFQPKKTSGRYVGIGIVVGLHVVIGWALASGMARKAVEVIKKPLEAVVIQEVTLPPPPPPPPPPKIVQPPKQVVAPKVQAPPPPPFVPPPEVAVAPSAAPAIEAVHTPPPAPPVIAPPAPPAPPAPVAAKSDIGVACPVQAKPEMPEKAINSGIAGVVRAEAVIRGGVVQEVRILSGPRVFHAAVKTAMQQYRCTAPDGTVASQDFDFKVEG
- a CDS encoding adenosine deaminase, with product MDPSRLTDLHAYIRALPKAELHLHIEGTLEPELMFALAARNGVALPWDSVEATRAAYAFSDLQSFLDLYYAGAAALIHEQDFHDLALAYFERAHEDGVVHAELFFDPQTHTARGIAFDTVLDGLERACIEAQERWGISSRLILCFLRHLSEEDGFATLEQALPHLARIHGVGLDSSEKGHPPAKFARLFARCRELGLHIVAHAGEEGPPAYIEEALDILQVERIDHGVRAAESPALMERLAREQVPLTVCPLSNVKLCVFERLQDHNLKQLLDAGLKVTINSDDPAYFGGYVGQNYQQTAEALGLSRAELKQLAKNSLEASFVPQAVLDPWLLRLAAVPD
- a CDS encoding SIR2 family NAD-dependent protein deacylase; the protein is MTAPPPSTLHAAAQDAAAALAGADALLVTAGAGMGVDSGLPDFRGAEGFWRAYPALRQTGLRFEEIADPVHFERDPALAWGFYGHRLALYRRTVPHAGFGLLRELGRGLTQGVFVFTSNVDGQFQRAGFDADRIVEVHGSIHHLQCIHGCRDAIWPADAFAPDVNEATCRLRNPPPRCPHCGAVARPNILMFGDWGWLEERSAAQQARLADWLDRVQRSLVVEIGAGTAIPTVRRVGERAGATLVRINPQADRDPPPGSIALHCGGLAGIRALHAAAAAAGLVGA
- a CDS encoding zinc ribbon domain-containing protein, with the translated sequence MEHALRPALLPTLPQLVLRGVDARHNMPAVIMLAAAGGLFVLSWAAASVGSGDQFPLFLIGNLIGLALLLTGYSAAGVMLMDQARGRPPRSVGDTLRAGAVCALRHAVLAFFAAVGLALFALCVAMALLLARIPGLGVLFYLLLFPLASLGSAALFGLGGYAFLLLGPALWCGAGVRQAALHVWAVFQHKPKQVLIACTLLTVLTAVLVLAGGAVAAAGTVFVGGLSVPMLGEVDDFSGLFATPAQHLASGVTALSWAGVVGAGLVYAAIGAFVAAVMILGTSHAWLHLTRDLDLEQAGRAFDDPAFDDAGEERGSLLAAPSAAHALVAAGSILAHAAHTAAGLPPPAEGSCHRCGAGPEPGDRFCTACGCLLTRP